The nucleotide window TCTCAAAGACCTTCCGTTCCGTGAATCCAACATGCTGAGTCACGATACGCCCCTCTTGATCGATGACAAAGGTCGTAGGGATAGAGCGAACGCCACCGTAGTCACTGGTGACCTTCCCGGTCCCGATCAACGAGACATAATTGACATTCTGTTTTTGTACAAAGGGCAGGACCGCCTTGATACCATCCCGATCCATGGCGATACCGACGATCTCCACACCTTTGCTGCGATATTGATTCTGAAGATCGATAAAGTGCGGAATCTCCATGCGGCAGGGAGGACACCAGGTCGCCCAAAAATCAAGGATAACAACTTTGCCCCTGTAGTCGGAAAGACTGACCTGGTTCCCCGAAAGATCCGACAGTGTGAAACCAGGCGCGGGCCGACGGGCATTGATCGGCGGGAGATGCGCCGGTTCGACCGAGAAAACCTCTTCTTCTGTT belongs to Candidatus Eisenbacteria bacterium and includes:
- a CDS encoding TlpA family protein disulfide reductase, with protein sequence MMQWTWNHVCLIGLTVFLLILGPACGSKEKADSSSTSETKEVAGEIEGTIEEGEAEPEGDMIADILNSESDELEEDAAGTEEEVFSVEPAHLPPINARRPAPGFTLSDLSGNQVSLSDYRGKVVILDFWATWCPPCRMEIPHFIDLQNQYRSKGVEIVGIAMDRDGIKAVLPFVQKQNVNYVSLIGTGKVTSDYGGVRSIPTTFVIDQEGRIVTQHVGFTERKVFESEIVALLQEG